In the genome of Octopus sinensis unplaced genomic scaffold, ASM634580v1 Contig12082, whole genome shotgun sequence, one region contains:
- the LOC115229196 gene encoding 14-3-3-like protein GF14-E translates to MNTREYHKTKAKLYDHLDMFPNMVESISQLISSENDPKLSTEERNLFSVAFKNTIDPMRTAFRQLSRLRDTNTEEVTCEIISEVLNQQKEEIVKICNKISDIVRTLLLNDQLTDENRVFYCKMIGDYLRYKAELKTEDYPRTLHGLS, encoded by the exons ATGAACACAAGAGAATATCATAAAACCAAAGCTAAACTATACGACCACCTGGACATGTTTCCGAATATGGTAGAGAGCATATCACAGCTGATATCCTCCGAGAATGACCCCAAACTCAGCACTGAGGAAAGAAATCTCTTTTCTGTGGCCTTCAAAAACACAATCGACCCAATGAGGACAGCCTTCCGTCAACTCAGTCGACTGAGAGACACCAACACAGAAGAAGTCACGTGCGAAATAATATCCGAAGTACTCAaccaacaaaaagaagaaattgtaaaaatatgtaataaaatatcg GACATTGTTCGAACACTTCTCCTCAATGACCAACTCACTGACGAAAATCGAGTTTTTTACTGCAAAATGATCGGGGATTATTTGAGGTACAAAGCCGAGCTCAAGACGGAGGACTACCCTCGTACCCTTCATGGTCTCAGT
- the LOC115229197 gene encoding protein FAM200B-like has translation MNSSNVIKIRKYNPDYIKYGFICIDKDGFESPKCVVCMKILSHNSMKPTTLVRHLRTCHPHLIHKNKDYFISLRKMMKNQVLTRFIQTLPSDNSMLLASYMISLRIAKEKKPHNIAEKLILPCCKDIVRTLIGTHAENMISEYHYRMILFIDEFLKCQKILSVRLLILYYLFQVVEQIKTSCHQNFAIQVDESTDVANCAQLIIFARYVYDGDFKEEFLFSYSLESTTKGEDIFQTISMVFDSVGLSWKK, from the coding sequence ATGAATTCCTCGAATGTTATTAAGATACGCAAATATAATcctgattatataaaatatgggtTTATTTGTATTGATAAAGATGGATTTGAAAGCCCaaaatgtgttgtgtgcatgaaAATTCTGTCACACAATAGCATGAAACCAACAACTCTTGTGAGACACTTGCGCACATGTCATCCCCATCTAATCCACAAAAATaaggattattttatttctttgcgtAAAATGATGAAAAATCAAGTATTGACTCGTTTCATACAAACTTTGCCTTCTGATAATTCCATGCTATTAGCATCTTACATGATCTCATTACGTATAGCGAAAGAAAAGAAACCTCATAATATTGCCGAAAAACTGATTCTTCCTTGTTGTAAAGACATAGTACGTACTCTTATTGGCACTCATGCTGAAAATATGATTTCGGAATACCATTATCGAATGATACTGTTCATTGACGAATTTCTGAAATGTCAGAAAATATTAAGTGTCAggttattgatattatattatttatttcaggtGGTAGAACAAATAAAAACTTCATGCCATCAAAATTTCGCTATACAAGTTGATGAATCCACCGATGTAGCGAACTGTGCTCAATTAATAATATTTGCTCGTTATGTCTATGACGGAGATTTTAAAgaggaatttttattttcctattcgCTTGAATCGACCACTAAAGGAGAAGATATTTTTCAAACAATTTCTATGGTTTTTGACAGTGTTGGGTTATCTTGGAAAAAATAA